The Solea senegalensis isolate Sse05_10M linkage group LG9, IFAPA_SoseM_1, whole genome shotgun sequence genome has a segment encoding these proteins:
- the lpcat3 gene encoding lysophospholipid acyltransferase 5 isoform X2 → MAAPLMEKLSESLGSPEPAVRLILSILVGYPCALFYRRVLFHQSSTVIHLFHTFSGLALAAFNFGPQLYHSAVCVLVQFLMLRLMGRTVTAVLSSFTFQMLYLLAGYYFTATEEYDIKWTMPHCVLMLKLVGLSFDFYDGGKEPSQLSADQKKAALPSVPSLLEVFGFSYFYGGFLVGPQFTLRSYQMLVAGELTDCPGKPPNSVIPAMKRFALGFFFLVIYAIFGPHYPDSYYLTDEYEAQPFWYRCVFILLWAKVNLYKYVSCWVIAEGVCILSGMGYNGVVDGQHQWDACANMKVWLFETTPLFGGTIASFNINTNAWAARHVFKRLKFLGNKTLSHVATLLFLTIWHGLHSGYIMCFSMEFFIITVERQAHALVRDSPLLTKLANSPLYPLIYVVQQFIHWLFMGYPLVPFCLFTYDKWLKVYSSVYFCGHAFFLVAYLIMPYLRKALVPKKERSPKKQE, encoded by the exons ATGGCGGCTCCCTTGATGGAGAAATTGTCGGAGTCGTTAGGTTCCCCGGAGCCAGCCGTTCGACTCATTTTATCCATTTTAGTCG gtTATCCCTGTGCTCTGTTCTACAGACGCGTTTTGTTCCACCAGTCTTCCACAGTTATACATTTATTCCACACTTTCTCTGGACTGGCTCTAGCAGCATTCAACTTTG GCCCTCAGCTTTATCACTCCGCAGTATGCGTCCTTGTCCAGTTCCTGATGCTGAGGCTCATGGGAAGGACAGTAACAGCTGTCCTGAGCAGCTTTACCTTCCAAATG CTATACCTGCTGGCAGGGTATTACTTCACTGCAACAGAGGAGTATGACATCAAGTGGACGATGCCTCACTGTGTACTCATGCTTAAACTTGTGG GTTTGTCGTTTGATTTTTATGACGGCGGGAAGGAACCA TCCCAGTTGAGTGCAGATCAGAAGAAAGCAGCCCTGCCGTCTGTACCCTCTCTGCTTGAGGTCTTTGGCTTCTCCTACTTCTATGGAGGCTTTTTGGTGGGGCCCCAGTTTACACTACGAAGCTACCAGATGCTGGTGGCAGGGGAACTCACCGACTGCCCCGGAAAACCTCCAAACAG tgttaTACCTGCTATGAAGAGGTTTGCTCTGGGTTTTTTCTTCCTGGTCATATATGCAATATTTGGCCCTCATTACCCAGACAGCTACTACTTAACAGATGAGTATGAG GCTCAGCCATTCTGGTATCGCTGTGTGTTTATTCTGCTTTGGGCTAAAGTCAATTTGTATAAATATGTCAGCTGCTGGGTCATAGCA GAGGGCGTGTGTATACTCTCTGGCATGGGCTACAACGGTGTTGTAGATGGTCAGCACCAGTGGGACGCGTGTGCCAATATGAAGGTGTGGCTCTTTGAAACCACGCCGCTCTTTGGAGGAACCATTGCTTCTTTCAACATCAACACAAACGCCTGGGCTGCCAG ACATGTCTTCAAGCGGTTGAAATTCCTTGGCAATAAGACTCTGTCTCATGTGGCCACACTGTTGTTTCTGACGATCTGGCACGGCCTTCACTCTGGTTACATCATGTGCTTCTCCATGGAATTCTTTATCATCACTGTAGAGAGACAG GCCCACGCACTGGTGCGGGACAGTCCCTTGTTGACGAAGCTGGCCAACAGCCCTCTCTACCCTCTCATCTATGTAGTCCAGCAGTTTATACACTGGCTCTTCATGGGCTACCCCCTAGTGCCATTCTGCCTCTTCACCTATGACAAATGGCTGAAG gtgTATTCgtctgtgtatttctgtggtCATGCATTCTTCCTCGTAGCCTATTTAATCATGCCATACCTCCGTAAGGCGCTGGTGCCTAAGAAAGAACGGAGCCCGAAAAAACAGGAGTAA
- the lpcat3 gene encoding lysophospholipid acyltransferase 5 isoform X3, protein MLRLMGRTVTAVLSSFTFQMLYLLAGYYFTATEEYDIKWTMPHCVLMLKLVGLSFDFYDGGKEPSQLSADQKKAALPSVPSLLEVFGFSYFYGGFLVGPQFTLRSYQMLVAGELTDCPGKPPNSVIPAMKRFALGFFFLVIYAIFGPHYPDSYYLTDEYEAQPFWYRCVFILLWAKVNLYKYVSCWVIAEGVCILSGMGYNGVVDGQHQWDACANMKVWLFETTPLFGGTIASFNINTNAWAARHVFKRLKFLGNKTLSHVATLLFLTIWHGLHSGYIMCFSMEFFIITVERQAHALVRDSPLLTKLANSPLYPLIYVVQQFIHWLFMGYPLVPFCLFTYDKWLKVYSSVYFCGHAFFLVAYLIMPYLRKALVPKKERSPKKQE, encoded by the exons ATGCTGAGGCTCATGGGAAGGACAGTAACAGCTGTCCTGAGCAGCTTTACCTTCCAAATG CTATACCTGCTGGCAGGGTATTACTTCACTGCAACAGAGGAGTATGACATCAAGTGGACGATGCCTCACTGTGTACTCATGCTTAAACTTGTGG GTTTGTCGTTTGATTTTTATGACGGCGGGAAGGAACCA TCCCAGTTGAGTGCAGATCAGAAGAAAGCAGCCCTGCCGTCTGTACCCTCTCTGCTTGAGGTCTTTGGCTTCTCCTACTTCTATGGAGGCTTTTTGGTGGGGCCCCAGTTTACACTACGAAGCTACCAGATGCTGGTGGCAGGGGAACTCACCGACTGCCCCGGAAAACCTCCAAACAG tgttaTACCTGCTATGAAGAGGTTTGCTCTGGGTTTTTTCTTCCTGGTCATATATGCAATATTTGGCCCTCATTACCCAGACAGCTACTACTTAACAGATGAGTATGAG GCTCAGCCATTCTGGTATCGCTGTGTGTTTATTCTGCTTTGGGCTAAAGTCAATTTGTATAAATATGTCAGCTGCTGGGTCATAGCA GAGGGCGTGTGTATACTCTCTGGCATGGGCTACAACGGTGTTGTAGATGGTCAGCACCAGTGGGACGCGTGTGCCAATATGAAGGTGTGGCTCTTTGAAACCACGCCGCTCTTTGGAGGAACCATTGCTTCTTTCAACATCAACACAAACGCCTGGGCTGCCAG ACATGTCTTCAAGCGGTTGAAATTCCTTGGCAATAAGACTCTGTCTCATGTGGCCACACTGTTGTTTCTGACGATCTGGCACGGCCTTCACTCTGGTTACATCATGTGCTTCTCCATGGAATTCTTTATCATCACTGTAGAGAGACAG GCCCACGCACTGGTGCGGGACAGTCCCTTGTTGACGAAGCTGGCCAACAGCCCTCTCTACCCTCTCATCTATGTAGTCCAGCAGTTTATACACTGGCTCTTCATGGGCTACCCCCTAGTGCCATTCTGCCTCTTCACCTATGACAAATGGCTGAAG gtgTATTCgtctgtgtatttctgtggtCATGCATTCTTCCTCGTAGCCTATTTAATCATGCCATACCTCCGTAAGGCGCTGGTGCCTAAGAAAGAACGGAGCCCGAAAAAACAGGAGTAA
- the lpcat3 gene encoding lysophospholipid acyltransferase 5 isoform X1, whose protein sequence is MAAPLMEKLSESLGSPEPAVRLILSILVGYPCALFYRRVLFHQSSTVIHLFHTFSGLALAAFNFAGPQLYHSAVCVLVQFLMLRLMGRTVTAVLSSFTFQMLYLLAGYYFTATEEYDIKWTMPHCVLMLKLVGLSFDFYDGGKEPSQLSADQKKAALPSVPSLLEVFGFSYFYGGFLVGPQFTLRSYQMLVAGELTDCPGKPPNSVIPAMKRFALGFFFLVIYAIFGPHYPDSYYLTDEYEAQPFWYRCVFILLWAKVNLYKYVSCWVIAEGVCILSGMGYNGVVDGQHQWDACANMKVWLFETTPLFGGTIASFNINTNAWAARHVFKRLKFLGNKTLSHVATLLFLTIWHGLHSGYIMCFSMEFFIITVERQAHALVRDSPLLTKLANSPLYPLIYVVQQFIHWLFMGYPLVPFCLFTYDKWLKVYSSVYFCGHAFFLVAYLIMPYLRKALVPKKERSPKKQE, encoded by the exons ATGGCGGCTCCCTTGATGGAGAAATTGTCGGAGTCGTTAGGTTCCCCGGAGCCAGCCGTTCGACTCATTTTATCCATTTTAGTCG gtTATCCCTGTGCTCTGTTCTACAGACGCGTTTTGTTCCACCAGTCTTCCACAGTTATACATTTATTCCACACTTTCTCTGGACTGGCTCTAGCAGCATTCAACTTTG CAGGCCCTCAGCTTTATCACTCCGCAGTATGCGTCCTTGTCCAGTTCCTGATGCTGAGGCTCATGGGAAGGACAGTAACAGCTGTCCTGAGCAGCTTTACCTTCCAAATG CTATACCTGCTGGCAGGGTATTACTTCACTGCAACAGAGGAGTATGACATCAAGTGGACGATGCCTCACTGTGTACTCATGCTTAAACTTGTGG GTTTGTCGTTTGATTTTTATGACGGCGGGAAGGAACCA TCCCAGTTGAGTGCAGATCAGAAGAAAGCAGCCCTGCCGTCTGTACCCTCTCTGCTTGAGGTCTTTGGCTTCTCCTACTTCTATGGAGGCTTTTTGGTGGGGCCCCAGTTTACACTACGAAGCTACCAGATGCTGGTGGCAGGGGAACTCACCGACTGCCCCGGAAAACCTCCAAACAG tgttaTACCTGCTATGAAGAGGTTTGCTCTGGGTTTTTTCTTCCTGGTCATATATGCAATATTTGGCCCTCATTACCCAGACAGCTACTACTTAACAGATGAGTATGAG GCTCAGCCATTCTGGTATCGCTGTGTGTTTATTCTGCTTTGGGCTAAAGTCAATTTGTATAAATATGTCAGCTGCTGGGTCATAGCA GAGGGCGTGTGTATACTCTCTGGCATGGGCTACAACGGTGTTGTAGATGGTCAGCACCAGTGGGACGCGTGTGCCAATATGAAGGTGTGGCTCTTTGAAACCACGCCGCTCTTTGGAGGAACCATTGCTTCTTTCAACATCAACACAAACGCCTGGGCTGCCAG ACATGTCTTCAAGCGGTTGAAATTCCTTGGCAATAAGACTCTGTCTCATGTGGCCACACTGTTGTTTCTGACGATCTGGCACGGCCTTCACTCTGGTTACATCATGTGCTTCTCCATGGAATTCTTTATCATCACTGTAGAGAGACAG GCCCACGCACTGGTGCGGGACAGTCCCTTGTTGACGAAGCTGGCCAACAGCCCTCTCTACCCTCTCATCTATGTAGTCCAGCAGTTTATACACTGGCTCTTCATGGGCTACCCCCTAGTGCCATTCTGCCTCTTCACCTATGACAAATGGCTGAAG gtgTATTCgtctgtgtatttctgtggtCATGCATTCTTCCTCGTAGCCTATTTAATCATGCCATACCTCCGTAAGGCGCTGGTGCCTAAGAAAGAACGGAGCCCGAAAAAACAGGAGTAA
- the LOC122774909 gene encoding zinc finger protein 184-like, which produces MSIMLSLKAFLSDRLTAAAEEICCAVEKTVAEYKEEICRSKDLEISRLRMQLKLLKSDPRNDRCLGAQLQQSTHHHHPPPQQQHHQSMEAPESHHCEEEDEEEENESSSLEPEHPETSEVKKEQQKSHRDFWISHDEEQLESLESDIKDFISAPSSLKVSLQEPTLPFHPYHHLHHHNNSSNSSSEESRDKPYSCSVCEKRFSNCSHLTAHIRTHTGERPYKCEICRKTFITTSALNRHQTIHTEGKHFVCNFCGKSFKWMESLGRHIRSVHKRDHVPT; this is translated from the exons ATGTCCATAATGTTGTCCCTGAAAGCTTTTCTCAGTGACAGACTGACGGCGGCAGCGGAGGAAATATGCTGCGCTGTTGAAAAGACAGTCGCCGAATACAAAGAGGAGATTTGTCGTTCTAAAGATTTGGAAATCAGTCGTCTGAGGATGCAGCTGAAGCTTCTCAAGTCAG ACCCCCGGAATGACAGATGTCTTGGAGCCCAACTGCAGCAGTCCACCCATCACCACCATCCTCcacctcagcagcagcaccatcaATCAATGGAGGCTCCGGAGTCCCATcactgtgaggaagaggatgaggaagaggagaatgagAGCAGCAGCTTGGAGCCAGAGCATCCAGAAACATCAGAGGTCAAGAAGGAGCAGCAGAAGAGCCACAGGGATTTCTGGATAAGCCACGACGAAGAGCAACTGGAGAGCCTTGAGTCAGACATCAAAGACTTCATCTCAGCTCCTTCCAGTCTGAAAGTGAGCCTGCAGGAGCCCACCTTACCTTTCCACCCCTACcatcacctccaccaccacaacaacagcagcaacagcagcagcgaggAGAGCAGAGACAAACCCTACAGCTGCTCTGTGTGCGAGAAGCGCTTCAGCAACTGTTCCCACCTCACAGCTCACATCAGGACACACACAGGCGAGAGGCCCTACAAGTGTGAGATATGCAGGAAGACGTTCATCACCACGAGCGCTCTCAACAGACACCAGACCATCCACACTGAGGGCAAACATTTTGTGTGTAACTTCTGTGGTAAATCCTTTAAATGGATGGAGTCTCTGGGCAGACACATAAGAAGTGTCCACAAGAGGGACCATGTGCCCACGTGA
- the tpi1b gene encoding triosephosphate isomerase B — translation MSRKFFVGGNWKMNGDKKSLGELIHTMNGATVDPNVEVVCGAPAIYLDFARSKLDAKFGIAAQNCYKVAKGAFTGEISPAMIKDCGVHWVILGHSERRHVFGESDELIGQKTAHALESGLGVIACIGEKLDEREAGITEKVVNAQTKVIADNVKDWSKVVLAYEPVWAIGTGKTASPQQAQDVHDKLRQWLKSNVSEAVANSVRIIYGGSVTGATCKELASQKDVDGFLVGGASLKPEFIEIINAKV, via the exons ATGAGCAGGAAATTTTTCGTTGGTGGAAACTGGAAGATGAACGGAGACAAGAAGAGTCTCGGGGAGCTCATTCACACCATGAACGGAGCCACCGTGGACCCCAATGTCG AGGTGGTGTGCGGTGCTCCAGCCATCTACCTGGACTTTGCCAGGTCCAAGCTGGATGCTAAGTTTGGTATTGCTGCCCAGAACTGCTACAAAGTTGCCAAGGGTGCCTTCACTGGGGAGATCAG ccctgcGATGATCAAGGACTGTGGTGTGCACTGGGTGATCCTGGGACACTCTGAGAGGCGCCACGTCTTTGGAGAGAGTGACGAG CTCATCGGTCAGAAGACAGCCCACGCTCTGGAGAGCGGTCTTGGTGTGATCGCCTGCATTGGTGAGAAGCTGGATGAAAGAGAGGCCGGCATCACCGAGAAGGTCGTCAATGCTCAGACCAAGGTCATCGCAG ACAATGTAAAGGACTGGAGCAAGGTTGTGCTTGCTTACGAGCCTGTGTGGGCCATTGGCACCGGCAAGACTGCCTCCCCACAGCAG GCTCAGGATGTTCATGATAAATTGAGGCAATGGCTGAAGAGCAATGTGTCTGAGGCTGTAGCTAACTCTGTGAGGATCATCTATGGAG GTTCTGTGACCGGCGCTACCTGCAAAGAACTTGCCTCCCAGAAGGATGTTGACGGTTTCCTTGTGGGTGGAGCCTCCCTCAAGCCAGAGTTCATCGAAATCATTAACGCcaaggtttaa